A genomic segment from Tachypleus tridentatus isolate NWPU-2018 unplaced genomic scaffold, ASM421037v1 Hic_cluster_2, whole genome shotgun sequence encodes:
- the LOC143242248 gene encoding uncharacterized protein LOC143242248 → MESSKKPHPRVLWCFCLHEAREDQELVTKKITPSELDILEAVSMIPECEKVPTNKFNKRETNVVLKENQTEPTILQTINENHSVEKKPERAENVSKPASSPDKTELKIRVETIVNDEKPEGTLKSDSLTTAETPASKEIRDVDWIQREVSSNIRPPSTRLFHNVDEIITVRLGSKPEHHQRNVFIVIGNSENRNKFVIGRTPKSTPTCQLKRCKSEHKLIVQKPKKNNQIKHVDSPHKIVFTRDPKLEPKSKN, encoded by the exons ATGGAAAGCTCTAAAAAACCGCATCCTCGGGTCTTGTGGTGTTTTTGCCTACACGAAGCTAGAGAAGACCAGGAGCTTGTAACTAAAAAGATCACCCCCAGTGAATTAGACATTTTGgaagctgtttcaatgatccCTGAGTGTGAGAAGGTCCCAACAAATAAGTTcaataaaagagaaactaatgtggtattaaaggaaaatcaaacagaaccaaccatattgcagacaataaatgaaaatcactCAGTAGAAAAGAAACCAGAAAGAGCAGAAAACGTGAGCAAGCCTGCTTCAAGTCctgataaaactgaattaaagatACGCGTTGAGACAATCGTGAATGATGAGAAACCTGAAGGGacattaaaatctgattcacTGACAACG GCAGAAACACCAGCTTCAAAAGAAATAAGAGACGTTGATTGGATCCAGAGGGAGGTGTCAAGCAACATCAGGCCTCCCTCAACTAGACTTTTCCATAATGTTGATGAAATTATTACTGTAAGACTTGGCAGTAAGCCAGAACATCAtcagagaaacgtttttattgttattggaaatagtgaaaaccgaaacaaatttgttattggtaGAACTCCAAAATCAACACCTACGTGTCAATTGAAACGTTGCAAAAGCGAACATAAACTTATTGTACAGAAACCTAAaaagaataatcaaattaaacacgTTGACAGccctcacaagattgttttcACAAGAGATCCGAAACTGGAACCAAaatccaaaaattaa